One Massilia putida DNA window includes the following coding sequences:
- a CDS encoding AAA family ATPase, with product MKRKTFKVQAVARLLGISVDSVRRDSDEAGLEIERQGGVGPKTRLFTIENIYDLAAYRAKKYGVTAKVKRILTVYAPKGGVGKTTLSSNIACILALLGLRVLVIDLDFQANLTISFGYDPELTPDEATTTGLPVDTCVNYHFGHLLPQWQQNGQTQTLSAVIKKPFGENGPHLIPSEVTLDRLEALFTVDAIMGKKPELAIARWLAEGRSGKNKDLDLSEYDVIMFDAPPAKNQTTRGALLASDFVVAPVSMEKYSTKSVSYLAGVLGEMQEEYGKYPQLAILGNFFDDSRVRVAAQVIALTSKYPDAWMDKTVRTSEEFKKVLDDDDGLPLALSRPSSTPAGELRATTKELVEKMGVLGSNPKTDILRAA from the coding sequence TTGAAGCGCAAAACCTTCAAAGTCCAGGCAGTCGCACGACTGCTGGGCATCAGTGTCGATTCCGTTCGCCGCGATTCGGATGAGGCTGGCCTCGAAATCGAACGGCAAGGTGGCGTCGGCCCGAAAACCCGGCTGTTCACTATCGAGAACATTTATGACCTGGCAGCGTATCGCGCAAAGAAATACGGCGTGACTGCCAAGGTTAAACGAATCCTGACCGTCTATGCGCCGAAAGGGGGAGTCGGCAAAACGACCCTGTCGTCGAACATCGCCTGCATTCTGGCGCTGCTCGGTTTGCGGGTACTGGTCATCGACCTCGACTTCCAGGCGAACCTGACGATCTCCTTCGGCTACGATCCCGAACTGACGCCCGATGAAGCGACGACGACTGGTCTGCCGGTCGACACCTGCGTGAACTATCATTTCGGCCACCTGCTGCCGCAATGGCAGCAGAACGGACAAACACAGACGCTGTCCGCAGTGATCAAGAAGCCGTTCGGGGAAAATGGCCCGCACCTGATCCCCTCCGAGGTGACGCTGGACCGTCTCGAAGCGCTGTTCACGGTGGACGCCATCATGGGCAAGAAACCGGAGCTGGCGATCGCGCGCTGGCTTGCAGAAGGCCGTTCGGGCAAGAACAAAGACCTCGATCTTTCAGAATACGATGTGATCATGTTCGACGCGCCGCCGGCGAAAAACCAGACCACGCGTGGCGCGTTGCTGGCCAGCGACTTCGTGGTCGCGCCGGTATCGATGGAAAAGTACAGCACGAAGTCGGTGTCCTACCTGGCCGGCGTACTGGGCGAGATGCAGGAAGAGTACGGCAAGTATCCGCAACTGGCGATTCTTGGCAATTTCTTCGACGATTCGCGCGTACGTGTCGCAGCCCAGGTCATTGCACTGACGAGCAAGTATCCCGATGCGTGGATGGACAAGACGGTGCGCACCAGCGAGGAATTCAAAAAGGTGCTGGACGACGATGATGGCCTGCCGCTAGCCTTGTCGCGCCCGAGCAGCACGCCGGCGGGCGAACTGCGTGCGACGACCAAGGAGCTGGTCGAAAAAATGGGCGTTCTTGGTTCCAATCCGAAGACCGACATTTTGCGCGCTGCATAA